In Aegilops tauschii subsp. strangulata cultivar AL8/78 chromosome 3, Aet v6.0, whole genome shotgun sequence, one genomic interval encodes:
- the LOC109787428 gene encoding chaperone protein dnaJ 49 codes for MDGNKDDAVKALRIGKDALDAGDTARALKFLSKAKRLDPLLPIDHLLNPLLNKDDPSSSPASSSSSSAPHPPPPPPSRAASSAAGADGLRERKQKGKKKDGEEGGGDTAGARMYTEEQLEVVHQIKKHTRDYYKILGLEKDCTVEDVRKAYRKLSLKVHPDKNKAPGAEDAFKAVSKAFQCLSDAESRKRFDLVGSDEPPAYNRRAASTARSYNGFYEDDIDPDEIFRNFFFGGMAPATTRQFGQFGTFHFRTGGMHHAHGAQQGSGGSTVRMLVQLLPVLLLLLLNFLPSSEPVYSLSRSYPYEYKFQTQRGVTYYVKLPNFEDQYPHQSTERTTLERHVERDYYSIITQNCRVELQRRQWGLAYQTPHCDMLQKFEATAQ; via the coding sequence ATGGACGGCAACAAGGACGACGCTGTCAAGGCCCTGCGCATAGGCAAGGACGCCCTCGACGCCGGCGATACCGCCCGCGCCCTCAAGTTTCTGTCTAAGGCCAAGCGGCTGGACCCCTTGCTCCCCATCGATCACCTCCTCAACCCCCTCCTCAACAAGGATGACCCGTCCTCCTCACCGGCCTCGTCATCATCGTCATCTGCCCCACATCCCCCACCGCCTCCGCCGTCGCGAGCTGCATCATCAGCAGCCGGTGCTGACGGCTTGAGGGAAAGGAAGCAGAAGGGCAAGAAGAAGGAtggggaggagggcggcggtgatACTGCTGGGGCGAGGATGTACACGGAGGAGCAGCTGGAGGTGGTCCACCAGATCAAGAAGCACACTAGGGATTACTACAAGATCCTGGGCCTCGAAAAGGACTGCACTGTTGAGGACGTGCGCAAGGCCTACCGCAAGCTCTCTCTCAAGGTGCACCCTGACAAGAACAAGGCCCCTGGTGCCGAGGATGCCTTTAAGGCTGTCTCCAAGGCCTTCCAGTGCCTCAGCGATGCAGAGAGCCGCAAGCGCTTCGATCTTGTTGGTTCTGATGAGCCGCCGGCATACAACAGGAGGGCGGCATCCACTGCCCGTTCATACAATGGGTTCTATGAAGATGACATTGACCCGGATGAGATATTCAGGAACTTTTTCTTTGGTGGGATGGCTCCTGCCACCACCAGGCAGTTTGGGCAGTTTGGGACGTTCCATTTCAGGACTGGCGGGATGCATCATGCTCATGGTGCGCAGCAGGGTTCTGGTGGCTCCACTGTCCGTATGCTTGTTCAGCTCTTGCCTGTCCTGCTGCTTCTGTTGCTCAACTTCCTGCCATCCTCTGAGCCAGTCTACTCCCTATCCCGTTCCTACCCTTATGAGTACAAATTTCAAACCCAACGTGGAGTAACATACTATGTCAAGCTGCCTAATTTTGAGGATCAGTATCCACACCAGAGCACTGAGCGTACAACACTGGAGCGGCATGTTGAGAGGGATTACTACTCGATAATAACACAGAATTGTAGGGTTGAGCTGCAGCGTCGCCAATGGGGGCTAGCCTACCAGACACCACACTGTGATATGCTTCAGAAGTTTGAGGCAACAGCACAGTAA